In the Prochlorococcus sp. MIT 1307 genome, one interval contains:
- a CDS encoding NAD(P)H-quinone oxidoreductase subunit 4: protein MFEFAFDATFFPVTEMVIDQVSADFPWLSTSILFPIAGSLFVPFLPDKGEGKQVRWFALGIALVTFLITVAAYLEGYDPSQEGLQLSERLNWLPDLGLSWAVGADGLSMPLILLTSFITALAVLAAWPVSYKPKLFFFLLLAMDGGQIAVFAVQDMLLFFLAWELELLPVYLLLAIWGGKKRQYAATKFIIYTAGSSLFILLAALAMGFFGEGPPNFEFTHLAQQSFGTGFQVLCYTGLLIAFGVKLPIVPLHTWLPDAHGEATAPVHMLLAGILLKMGGYALLRFNAQLLPEAHAEFAPLLIVLGVVNIIYAALTSFAQRNLKRKIAYSSISHMGFVLIGIGSFSALGTSGAMLQMISHGLIGASLFFLVGATYDRTHTLQLDEMGGVGQKMRIMFALWTVCSLASLALPGMSGFVSELMVFAGFVTDEAYTLPFRIVMAGLAAVGVILTPIYLLSMLREIFFGKENTNLTSNTNLVDAEPREVYIISSLLVPIIGIGLYPRLMTDSYRASIEALVERDLDAMERLNRLSSSSVEKVNLTPAILSSDRFHFPITLKS, encoded by the coding sequence TTGTTCGAGTTTGCTTTTGATGCAACCTTTTTCCCTGTTACAGAGATGGTCATAGATCAGGTGAGCGCAGATTTCCCTTGGTTAAGCACCTCGATTCTGTTCCCAATTGCGGGGTCCTTATTTGTGCCATTTCTCCCTGATAAGGGGGAAGGTAAACAAGTGCGATGGTTTGCGCTTGGGATCGCATTGGTAACTTTTCTGATCACAGTTGCTGCTTATTTAGAAGGTTATGACCCGAGTCAAGAAGGTCTGCAATTATCCGAAAGATTGAATTGGCTGCCAGACCTAGGCCTTTCTTGGGCAGTTGGGGCAGATGGCTTGTCAATGCCCCTGATTCTTTTAACCAGCTTTATTACTGCTTTAGCAGTTTTAGCCGCCTGGCCAGTTTCCTATAAGCCAAAGCTCTTTTTCTTTCTATTACTGGCCATGGATGGAGGTCAGATTGCGGTTTTTGCGGTTCAAGACATGTTGCTTTTCTTTCTTGCTTGGGAGCTGGAGCTTTTACCTGTATATCTTTTATTAGCCATTTGGGGAGGTAAAAAACGTCAATATGCTGCTACGAAATTCATCATTTATACAGCTGGAAGTTCCTTATTTATACTTTTAGCAGCACTTGCAATGGGTTTCTTTGGGGAAGGTCCTCCAAATTTTGAATTTACACATCTTGCTCAGCAAAGTTTTGGGACAGGCTTTCAAGTCCTCTGTTATACGGGCCTTTTAATTGCTTTTGGTGTCAAGCTCCCGATAGTTCCCTTGCATACATGGTTGCCTGATGCTCATGGAGAGGCTACTGCTCCAGTTCATATGTTGTTGGCAGGAATACTTTTGAAGATGGGTGGTTATGCACTATTACGCTTTAATGCTCAACTTTTACCTGAAGCCCATGCTGAATTTGCTCCACTCTTAATAGTTTTGGGAGTAGTAAATATTATTTATGCTGCTCTAACTTCTTTTGCTCAGCGGAATCTTAAACGCAAGATTGCGTATAGCTCTATTAGTCATATGGGCTTTGTTTTAATTGGGATAGGAAGCTTTAGTGCTCTTGGTACAAGTGGTGCGATGTTGCAAATGATTAGCCATGGTTTGATTGGAGCAAGCCTTTTCTTTCTTGTTGGAGCTACTTATGACAGAACGCACACCCTTCAACTCGATGAGATGGGTGGAGTTGGACAAAAAATGCGAATTATGTTTGCTTTGTGGACTGTTTGTTCTCTTGCCTCCCTTGCTTTGCCAGGTATGAGTGGCTTTGTTTCGGAATTAATGGTATTTGCTGGTTTTGTAACTGATGAGGCTTATACGTTGCCTTTTAGGATTGTTATGGCTGGTTTAGCGGCAGTAGGCGTAATCCTTACACCAATTTATTTGCTTTCGATGTTGAGAGAAATCTTTTTTGGAAAAGAGAATACAAACCTAACTTCCAATACAAATCTTGTAGATGCTGAACCACGTGAAGTTTATATTATTAGCTCATTGCTAGTACCAATAATTGGGATTGGTTTATATCCAAGACTTATGACTGATAGCTACAGGGCATCAATAGAAGCTTTAGTTGAAAGAGATCTTGATGCTATGGAAAGATTGAATAGGCTGTCATCATCTTCTGTTGAAAAGGTTAATCTTACTCCTGCAATCTTGTCTTCTGATAGGTTTCATTTCCCCATAACTTTGAAGAGTTAA
- a CDS encoding NAD(P)H-quinone oxidoreductase subunit 5 has translation MPSAAELAWLIPVLPLLGALVTGLGLISFNPAINRLRKPVAILLLTCLGISAVLSYAVLVEQLRGAAPVEHLFVWASAGSFTLPMGYLIDPLGAVMLSLVTTIALLVMIYSHGYMAHDKGYVRFFTYLALFSSSMLGLIVSPNLLEIYVFWELVGMCSYLLVGFWYDRDGAAHAAQKAFVVNRVGDFGLLLGILGLFWATESFDFQGISEGLSDAISSGTVPMWAALTLCLLVFMGPMAKSAQFPLHVWLPDAMEGPTPISALIHAATMVAAGVFLVARLEPLYSQFPMVGLVIAVVGTITCFLGASIALTQMDLKKGLAYSTVSQLGYMMLAMGCGAPVAGMFHLVTHAFFKAMLFLGSGSVIHAMEEVVGHEPILAQDMRLMGGLRKQMPITAITFFVGCIAISGIPPLAGFWSKDEILGQAFNTFPYLWLIGFITAGMTAFYMFRLYFLTFEGTFRGEDHKLRLQLLQEAGKVIDEEEEHHQEGKLHESPWSMTLPLAVLAVPSILIGLLGTPWNSRFANLLNPLEALEMKDAFSWLDFLPLAGASVAISSAGISLAVFAYYLHRIDLGKLIAARFPKINEFLINKWYLDDINEKIFVQGSRKLAREVLEVDAKVVDGVVNLTGLLTLGSGEGLKYFETGRAQFYALIVFGGVIALVALFGVLGTPPPA, from the coding sequence ATGCCTTCGGCTGCTGAACTCGCCTGGTTAATCCCAGTGCTTCCGCTCTTAGGAGCTTTGGTTACGGGGTTGGGATTAATAAGCTTTAATCCAGCCATAAATCGCTTAAGGAAGCCAGTAGCCATATTGCTTTTAACTTGTTTAGGCATATCGGCTGTACTGAGTTATGCAGTATTGGTTGAGCAATTAAGAGGGGCTGCTCCTGTAGAGCATCTTTTTGTTTGGGCAAGTGCAGGAAGCTTCACTCTTCCAATGGGTTATTTGATAGACCCATTGGGAGCTGTGATGTTGTCTTTGGTCACCACTATTGCATTACTGGTGATGATCTATTCCCATGGCTACATGGCCCATGACAAGGGATACGTACGTTTTTTTACTTACCTAGCGTTGTTTAGTAGTTCAATGCTTGGTCTAATTGTTAGTCCGAATTTGCTTGAGATATATGTTTTTTGGGAATTAGTTGGGATGTGTTCATACTTGTTAGTTGGTTTTTGGTATGACAGAGATGGTGCTGCTCATGCAGCGCAGAAAGCATTTGTAGTTAATAGAGTTGGCGACTTTGGACTTTTATTGGGCATTCTGGGATTGTTTTGGGCTACTGAAAGTTTTGATTTTCAGGGTATTTCTGAAGGACTATCTGATGCGATTAGTTCAGGAACAGTTCCTATGTGGGCGGCTCTCACATTGTGTTTGTTGGTTTTCATGGGCCCAATGGCAAAGTCTGCTCAGTTTCCTCTCCATGTTTGGCTTCCAGATGCAATGGAAGGTCCTACCCCAATCTCAGCCTTAATTCACGCAGCAACTATGGTTGCAGCCGGTGTGTTTCTTGTGGCCAGACTAGAACCTTTGTATAGCCAATTCCCAATGGTGGGTTTGGTTATTGCTGTAGTTGGAACAATTACCTGTTTCCTTGGGGCCTCAATAGCTTTAACCCAAATGGATCTTAAAAAAGGTTTGGCATATAGCACGGTTTCACAACTCGGCTACATGATGCTGGCAATGGGTTGTGGGGCTCCTGTAGCAGGCATGTTCCATTTAGTGACTCATGCTTTCTTTAAAGCGATGCTTTTTCTGGGTTCAGGGTCTGTTATTCACGCAATGGAAGAGGTGGTCGGTCATGAACCTATCCTTGCTCAGGATATGAGACTTATGGGGGGCCTGCGAAAGCAAATGCCCATCACGGCAATTACTTTTTTTGTTGGTTGTATTGCAATTAGCGGGATTCCTCCACTTGCAGGTTTTTGGAGTAAAGACGAAATCCTTGGTCAAGCATTTAATACCTTTCCTTATCTTTGGCTTATTGGATTTATCACTGCTGGGATGACTGCATTTTATATGTTCCGTCTTTATTTCCTTACATTTGAAGGAACTTTTAGGGGCGAAGATCACAAGCTTCGTCTCCAATTGCTTCAGGAAGCAGGAAAAGTTATCGACGAAGAGGAGGAACATCATCAAGAAGGCAAATTACATGAATCTCCTTGGTCAATGACTCTCCCTTTAGCGGTATTGGCTGTGCCATCGATATTAATTGGTTTACTTGGAACTCCATGGAATAGCCGCTTTGCAAATCTTTTGAACCCTTTGGAAGCTCTTGAAATGAAAGACGCTTTTTCTTGGTTGGATTTTCTTCCACTTGCTGGAGCTTCTGTAGCTATTTCAAGTGCTGGGATATCTCTTGCGGTATTTGCGTATTACCTTCATCGTATTGATCTTGGGAAATTGATAGCAGCAAGGTTCCCCAAAATTAATGAGTTTCTAATAAATAAGTGGTATTTAGATGATATAAATGAAAAAATCTTTGTTCAAGGTAGTCGTAAACTTGCACGTGAAGTGCTTGAGGTAGATGCAAAGGTTGTTGATGGCGTGGTTAATCTCACTGGCCTTCTAACGTTAGGAAGTGGAGAAGGACTTAAATATTTCGAGACGGGTCGCGCTCAGTTTTATGCCCTTATAGTTTTTGGTGGTGTAATTGCTCTAGTGGCTCTTTTTGGGGTACTAGGTACACCACCTCCAGCTTGA
- a CDS encoding NnrU family protein, whose product MFPLGLHQSSLVMMGLLIIFAFIHSGGAAIRARAESLIGARAWRLIFAGTSIPSAVVLIGYFLAHRYDGVRLWNIQGVSGVVPIIFVLTAISFLFLYPATYNLLEIPAVRKPEVRLYTTGIIRISRHPQAVGQVLWCFTHGLWIGSSFMMVTCVGLICHHLFAVWHGDRRLKAKFGDSFDELRRTTSVFPFLAVIDGRQKLQWNEFLRPSQLGICIAIGVFWWAHQFISNASEAFLSFHFPQLL is encoded by the coding sequence ATGTTTCCATTAGGCCTACATCAGAGTTCTTTGGTGATGATGGGTTTATTAATCATTTTTGCTTTTATTCATAGTGGAGGCGCGGCTATTCGTGCTCGTGCCGAATCTCTTATCGGCGCTAGAGCTTGGAGATTGATTTTTGCTGGAACCAGTATTCCTTCTGCAGTTGTCCTGATCGGATATTTTCTTGCTCATCGTTATGACGGAGTACGTCTGTGGAATATTCAGGGTGTATCTGGGGTAGTACCAATAATTTTTGTTCTTACTGCTATTAGCTTTCTTTTCCTTTATCCGGCTACTTATAACCTGCTAGAAATTCCTGCTGTAAGGAAACCAGAAGTAAGGCTTTATACAACAGGAATTATTCGGATAAGCCGACATCCCCAAGCAGTTGGTCAAGTTCTTTGGTGCTTTACCCATGGACTTTGGATTGGGAGCAGTTTCATGATGGTTACTTGCGTAGGACTGATATGTCATCATTTATTTGCTGTATGGCATGGTGACCGTCGCCTTAAAGCAAAATTCGGTGATTCGTTTGATGAATTGCGAAGAACTACATCCGTTTTTCCATTTTTAGCAGTAATTGACGGGCGACAAAAATTGCAATGGAATGAATTTCTTAGACCATCGCAACTAGGAATTTGTATTGCAATTGGTGTTTTTTGGTGGGCACATCAATTTATTTCAAATGCGAGTGAAGCATTTCTCTCATTTCATTTCCCTCAACTCCTTTGA
- a CDS encoding LysR family transcriptional regulator, producing the protein MADLPFTLDQLRILRAIVKEGSFKKAADSLYVTQPAVSLQIQNLEKQLEVCLFDRGGRKAQLTEAGKVLVNYCESILNQCQEACRAIEDLQQLKGGSLVIGASQTTGTYLMPRMLGLFRQKYPEVAVQLQVHSTRRTGWSVANGQIDLAVIGGELPTELNELLDVKPYATDELALVLPMKHPLAKSNELNKEDLYRLDFVTLDAQSTTRKVLDQLLASAGLDVQRLRIEMELNSLEAIKNAVQSGLGAALLPVVSIEREIAAGTLHKPLVVDLEVRRELKLIRHPARYCSRAADAFLNEILPLFSTKSNQTSDKKNIK; encoded by the coding sequence ATGGCCGATCTGCCGTTCACACTCGACCAATTAAGAATTCTCCGCGCAATAGTCAAAGAAGGAAGCTTTAAAAAAGCTGCAGATAGCCTTTATGTAACCCAACCGGCCGTAAGCCTACAAATTCAAAATCTGGAAAAGCAATTAGAAGTATGCCTTTTTGATCGTGGCGGTCGCAAAGCACAATTAACTGAAGCAGGAAAAGTTCTAGTCAATTACTGCGAAAGCATTCTTAACCAATGCCAAGAAGCGTGTCGCGCAATCGAAGATCTTCAACAGCTAAAAGGCGGCTCGTTGGTTATAGGAGCAAGTCAAACCACTGGTACTTATTTAATGCCTCGAATGTTGGGCCTATTTCGACAGAAATACCCTGAAGTAGCTGTGCAATTACAAGTTCATAGCACTAGGCGAACAGGCTGGAGCGTAGCCAATGGTCAAATAGACCTAGCTGTTATTGGAGGTGAGCTGCCCACTGAATTAAATGAACTCCTTGACGTAAAACCTTACGCAACAGATGAACTTGCCCTTGTACTTCCAATGAAACATCCATTAGCAAAATCAAATGAGCTCAATAAGGAAGATCTTTACCGCCTTGATTTTGTAACTCTGGATGCCCAGTCAACAACGAGAAAAGTACTAGACCAGCTATTGGCAAGTGCTGGATTAGATGTACAACGTTTGCGTATTGAAATGGAGCTCAACTCTCTTGAAGCAATAAAAAATGCAGTTCAATCAGGTTTAGGAGCAGCATTACTACCTGTCGTTTCAATAGAAAGAGAAATAGCTGCTGGAACACTTCATAAACCTTTAGTTGTTGATCTTGAGGTGCGCAGAGAACTAAAGTTAATAAGGCATCCAGCCAGATATTGCTCTAGAGCAGCTGATGCATTTCTCAACGAGATTTTACCTCTTTTTTCGACTAAAAGCAATCAAACAAGTGACAAAAAAAATATCAAATAA
- a CDS encoding DUF3172 domain-containing protein: protein MTRSPYNRQPGRRSLGGPSDRQSRYPGRGPSQRGDYSRGSRSNSPPPGGGGGIKMNTGTIAVLAGVLVVGVGIGSAITSTTQGGQGNIASQQQLDMAVPDPEFCRQWGASAFVIDVEMYTTLNPSTSFVTQPALQPGCVIRRENWTVLQKQGAITNDDVRECKQRMNTFAYIGSIRDNPVVRCVYQADISENKFIIKGNADDAVGVNQEAIQF from the coding sequence GTGACTCGTTCTCCTTACAATCGACAACCTGGACGTAGAAGCTTGGGCGGTCCATCAGATCGACAATCTAGATACCCAGGAAGGGGCCCTTCTCAACGGGGAGACTATTCAAGAGGTTCTCGCTCTAATTCTCCACCCCCTGGAGGGGGTGGAGGAATCAAAATGAATACAGGAACCATTGCTGTCCTTGCTGGGGTGTTGGTTGTGGGCGTTGGTATAGGGAGTGCAATTACAAGCACAACTCAAGGGGGGCAGGGAAATATTGCTAGTCAACAGCAACTGGATATGGCGGTTCCTGACCCTGAATTTTGTAGACAGTGGGGAGCTAGTGCTTTTGTTATTGATGTCGAAATGTACACCACTCTCAATCCCTCTACTAGTTTCGTTACCCAACCAGCTCTACAGCCTGGATGTGTTATTAGAAGAGAGAACTGGACAGTATTGCAAAAGCAGGGCGCAATTACTAATGATGATGTCAGAGAATGTAAGCAACGTATGAATACATTTGCTTATATAGGTTCAATTCGGGATAATCCAGTTGTGAGATGCGTTTATCAGGCTGATATAAGTGAAAATAAATTCATCATTAAAGGTAATGCGGACGATGCAGTTGGAGTAAACCAAGAAGCTATTCAATTCTAA
- the ndhM gene encoding NAD(P)H-quinone oxidoreductase subunit M produces the protein MNDTLLKCTTRHVRLFTAKVEKNALVPDLDHLTLDLDPDNEFLWNEAVIDKVQSRFRELIALQAGMELTDYNLRKIGSELEGTIRQLLQAGELSYNPECRALNYSMGLPRTTEAL, from the coding sequence ATGAATGACACTTTGCTGAAATGTACAACACGTCACGTACGTTTATTTACAGCAAAGGTTGAGAAAAATGCTCTGGTTCCTGACCTAGACCATCTCACTCTTGACCTTGACCCGGACAATGAATTTCTTTGGAATGAGGCTGTTATAGATAAAGTTCAAAGTCGATTTCGTGAATTGATTGCTTTGCAGGCAGGAATGGAGCTGACTGATTACAACCTTCGAAAGATTGGTTCTGAGCTCGAAGGTACTATTCGACAATTACTTCAAGCTGGTGAACTTAGCTATAACCCAGAATGCCGAGCTTTGAATTATTCCATGGGACTTCCACGCACTACTGAGGCTTTGTGA
- the pds gene encoding 15-cis-phytoene desaturase — MRVAIAGAGLAGLSCAKYLAEAGHTPIVYEARNVLGGKIAAWQDEDGDWYETGLHIFFGAYPNMLQLFRELDIEERLQWKSHSMIFNQPEEPGTYSRFDFPDLPAPLNGVAAILSNNDMLSWPEKISFGIGLIPAMLRGQDYVEECDTKSWTEWLKSQNIPERVNDEVFIAMSKALNFINPDEISSTVLLTALNRFLQEKNGSKMAFLDGAPPERLCQPMVDYIECHGGEVHLNSPLKNINLNDDDSVKNFEIIDSETKELKRVTADAYISALPVDIFKLLIPQPWQSLQIFKNLDGLRGVPVINIHLWFDRKLTNIDHLLFSRSSLLSVYADMSITCKEYEDPNRSMLELVFAPAKDWIGRSDEDIIKATLEELKKLFPMHFNGENQAKLRKFKVVKTPLSVYKAIPGCQKIRPSQTTPISNFFLTGDYTMQRYLASMEGAVLSGKLCAKAVNEKEEQISQSQIKSKVNQD, encoded by the coding sequence ATGCGCGTTGCTATCGCAGGAGCAGGTCTAGCGGGCCTCTCATGTGCGAAATACCTCGCTGAGGCAGGCCACACCCCAATCGTTTACGAAGCACGAAATGTACTAGGTGGAAAGATCGCTGCTTGGCAAGACGAAGACGGTGACTGGTATGAAACAGGACTGCACATTTTTTTCGGAGCATATCCAAACATGCTCCAATTATTCCGTGAATTAGATATTGAAGAGCGGCTGCAATGGAAAAGCCATTCAATGATCTTCAACCAGCCAGAAGAACCAGGAACTTATAGCCGTTTTGATTTCCCTGACCTTCCTGCGCCTCTAAATGGTGTAGCAGCAATCCTTAGTAATAATGACATGCTTAGTTGGCCTGAAAAAATCTCTTTCGGAATTGGCTTAATACCAGCAATGCTTAGAGGACAAGATTATGTAGAAGAATGCGATACAAAATCATGGACTGAATGGCTCAAGTCTCAAAACATTCCTGAGCGCGTAAATGATGAAGTTTTTATTGCAATGAGCAAAGCGCTTAATTTTATTAATCCAGACGAAATATCTTCTACTGTTTTGCTCACTGCTTTAAATAGATTTTTACAAGAAAAAAATGGTTCGAAAATGGCTTTTCTTGATGGCGCACCCCCAGAAAGGCTATGCCAACCCATGGTCGATTATATTGAATGCCATGGAGGAGAAGTGCACTTAAATAGTCCTTTAAAAAATATTAATTTAAATGATGATGATAGTGTGAAAAATTTTGAAATTATAGACTCAGAAACTAAAGAGCTCAAAAGGGTTACTGCAGATGCCTATATCAGCGCTTTACCTGTAGATATTTTCAAACTTCTTATACCTCAACCATGGCAAAGCCTTCAAATATTTAAAAATTTAGATGGGCTTCGTGGAGTCCCAGTAATAAATATCCACCTCTGGTTTGATAGAAAATTAACAAATATTGATCACTTACTATTTAGTCGATCATCATTACTAAGTGTTTATGCAGATATGAGTATTACATGCAAAGAGTATGAAGATCCAAATCGATCAATGCTTGAATTAGTATTTGCGCCAGCTAAAGATTGGATTGGAAGAAGTGATGAGGACATCATAAAAGCCACATTGGAAGAACTCAAAAAACTTTTCCCAATGCATTTCAATGGAGAGAATCAAGCGAAGCTTAGGAAATTCAAAGTGGTCAAAACTCCTCTTTCTGTTTATAAAGCTATTCCAGGGTGTCAGAAAATTCGCCCTAGCCAAACAACACCTATAAGCAATTTTTTCTTGACTGGTGACTACACAATGCAGCGTTATTTAGCCTCTATGGAAGGTGCTGTGCTAAGCGGAAAACTCTGCGCTAAAGCTGTAAATGAAAAAGAAGAGCAGATTTCTCAGTCTCAAATCAAAAGTAAGGTCAATCAAGACTGA
- a CDS encoding phytoene synthase: MTLGSSNSPIMGTKASESLEVAYEICRKETAQWAKTFYLGTLLLPPVKRKAIWAIYVWCRRTDELMDSPEAMQRPTNELSERLDQWEERTKALFAGQVKDELDVVMVDTLKRFPQSIKPYLDMIEGQRMDLNKTRYATFEELELYCYRVAGTVGLMTQGVMGLDPAYTTAPWSVAPDPSEAAIALGIANQLTNILRDVGEDRGRGRIYLPQEDLKRFHYTESDLMAGVMNDQWKALMAFQLQRARDWFEKSEAGVRWLSGDARWPVWTSLRLYRGILNAIERLDYDVFNNRAYVTRLAKFAELPLSYLIAQTR, from the coding sequence ATGACGCTGGGATCATCTAACTCGCCAATAATGGGTACTAAGGCTTCTGAAAGTCTTGAGGTTGCTTATGAAATCTGTCGCAAAGAAACAGCCCAATGGGCTAAAACTTTTTACTTAGGAACTCTTCTACTTCCACCAGTTAAACGCAAAGCAATTTGGGCAATTTACGTTTGGTGCAGAAGAACAGATGAGCTGATGGACAGTCCAGAAGCAATGCAACGTCCAACAAACGAGCTGTCAGAGCGTCTAGATCAATGGGAAGAGAGAACCAAAGCCCTATTTGCTGGGCAAGTAAAAGATGAACTTGATGTAGTGATGGTAGATACATTGAAACGCTTCCCTCAATCCATCAAGCCATACCTAGACATGATTGAAGGGCAGAGAATGGATCTGAATAAAACTCGATATGCAACATTTGAGGAGCTAGAGCTGTACTGCTACAGAGTCGCAGGAACAGTGGGTCTGATGACTCAAGGTGTAATGGGGCTGGATCCTGCATATACCACAGCCCCTTGGAGCGTAGCTCCAGACCCTTCAGAAGCTGCTATTGCTCTTGGTATTGCCAATCAATTAACCAACATCCTTCGAGATGTAGGTGAAGATAGAGGGCGTGGTCGCATTTATCTTCCCCAAGAAGATTTGAAAAGATTTCACTACACAGAATCTGATCTAATGGCTGGGGTTATGAATGATCAATGGAAAGCATTGATGGCCTTTCAATTACAACGAGCTAGAGATTGGTTTGAGAAATCAGAAGCTGGGGTCCGCTGGCTATCTGGAGATGCACGTTGGCCAGTATGGACGTCATTAAGGCTCTATAGAGGCATCCTCAATGCTATTGAAAGACTTGACTATGACGTTTTCAATAATCGAGCTTATGTAACCCGTTTAGCCAAATTTGCTGAACTTCCACTTTCATATTTAATTGCCCAAACACGTTAA
- a CDS encoding RNA-binding protein, giving the protein MSVRLYIGNLPQTFDSKELEGLFAAIGKGIRFKPVFDRESGGCRGFGFANVEDEKLANAVIEQLNGREFNGNNLRVERSERRESNNGGGRRNSNSSNGNSHSKRKQTKKVVHSDAPNEEAPDPRWAGELAKLKELLANQKTPV; this is encoded by the coding sequence ATGAGCGTTCGCCTTTACATCGGAAACTTGCCCCAAACTTTTGATAGCAAAGAGTTGGAAGGACTCTTTGCTGCTATTGGTAAAGGGATCCGCTTCAAACCTGTTTTCGATAGAGAGTCTGGCGGATGTAGGGGATTTGGTTTTGCCAATGTTGAAGATGAAAAACTTGCAAATGCTGTTATTGAGCAATTGAATGGTCGTGAATTTAATGGGAATAATTTGCGGGTTGAACGTTCTGAAAGACGTGAATCTAATAATGGTGGAGGACGTAGGAACTCAAATTCATCAAACGGAAATTCCCATAGCAAACGCAAGCAAACAAAAAAAGTAGTTCATAGCGATGCCCCTAATGAAGAAGCACCTGATCCACGTTGGGCAGGGGAGTTGGCTAAACTAAAAGAACTTCTTGCTAATCAAAAAACGCCTGTATAA